One Triticum dicoccoides isolate Atlit2015 ecotype Zavitan chromosome 5B, WEW_v2.0, whole genome shotgun sequence genomic window carries:
- the LOC119311805 gene encoding YTH domain-containing protein ECT4-like isoform X2 translates to MVYGSANAGNAQGAGLHVDMQKLSLEGKKDAAGADAAKPSGMQYGSANTGNSQTVEPHVDRSITPLLQEAMDPNFFYQPNGYPSPAYYYPSGYDGSTNEWDTRYAGHEGMEVPQSVYGDMYHGYGYAPYGPYPSGSPVPTVGHDGQSYGTQQYQYPGQYYQQPAPTNAMHGINSANPQSELPSAAAHQTRATVVSAKVTTGTATGIANAASSLPRKQTHHHVSVTNSGSYGRGPSQGGPSASNFGHTGHRSPAQWYDGPVYSNGHQRSIASSTSYGSNSSSAKNQSHRPTTNLMGMHTHGPSSGMGLTSPSYSSRMYPDSRLYGQYGQYGNTLKAGLGFGSNVYNSRNNGQWGVVDTVKYKPRNRATFGFGSENQDGFTELNRGPRSGGFRHQKPFGPTVTIAVKGQVLPSAGKQENSVLPDKSQFNQEGFSATYKDAKFFVIKSYSEDDVHKSIKYNVWASTPNGNKKLDAGYREAQEKSSECPVFLFFSVNTSGQFVGVAEMVGPVDFDKTVDYWQQDKWNGCFSIKWHIVKDIPNNILKHITLDNNDNKPVTNSRDTQEVKLEQGLQMLKIFKEHVSKTSILDDFAFYENRQKLMQEKRAKQQPLQGQGGDEKEKNTANGNSTAQKQTPSKESTAPAAGEEPNASKPTTAESGGASAN, encoded by the exons ATGGTGTACGGATCTGCCAACGCCGGCAATGCGCAGGGCGCGGGGCTTCACGTGGACATGCAGAAGCTGTCCCTGGAGGGGAAGAAGGACGCCGCCGGCGCCGACGCGGCCAAG CCCTCCGGGATGCAGTACGGGTCTGCCAACACCGGCAATTCGCAGACCGTGGAGCCGCATGTGGACAGGTCGATAACGCCCCTGCTCCAGGAGGCCATGGATCCCAACTTTTTCTACCAGCCAAATGGATATCCCTCACCAGCCTACTACTACCCTAGCG GTTATGATGGCTCGACTAATGAGTGGGACACCAGGTATGCTGGTCATGAAGGAATGGAAGTGCCCCAG AGTGTGTATGGTGACATGTACCATGGATATGGTTATGCTCCCTATGGCCCGTATCCTTCAGGTTCTCCTGTCCCAACCGTTGGGCATGACGGGCAGTCATATGGCACACAGCAATATCAGTACCCTGGTCAGTATTATCAACAGCCGGCTCCAACCAATGCGATGCATGGTATTAACAGTGCCAATCCTCAATCTGAGCTGCCTTCCGCTGCGGCTCACCAGACACGTGCTACGGTAGTTTCAGCAAAAGTAACTACCGGGACTGCTACTGGGATTGCAAATGCTGCCAGTTCACTACCGCGCAAGCAAACTCACCACCATGTATCAGTGACCAACAGTGGTTCATATGGAAGAGGGCCCTCGCAAGGTGGACCTTCCGCTAGCAATTTTGGTCACACTGGTCACCGTTCTCCAGCTCAGTGGTATGATGGGCCGGTCTATTCTAATGGGCATCAGAGATCAATTGCTAGTTCCACATCTTATGGTTCTAATTCATCTTCAGCAAAAAATCAGAGTCACCGTCCAACAACAAACCTCATG GGTATGCATACGCATGGGCCTTCATCTGGGATGGGTCTGACCTCTCCTAGTTATTCTAGTAGGATGTACCCTGATAGCAGATTGTATGGTCAGTATGGTCAGTACGGGAACACACTGAAAGCTGGACTTGGTTTTGGTTCTAATGTCTATAACTCGAGAAATAATGGACAGTGGGGAGTCGTGGATACCGTCAAATACAAGCCTAGAAACCGGGCAACTTTTGGGTTTGGCAGTGAGAATCAAGATGGCTTCACTGAGCTTAACAGAGGACCAAGATCTGGTGGATTCAGACACCAAAAACCATTTGGACCTACTGTCACGATTGCTGTGAAGGGGCAGGTCCTCCCTTCAGCTGGGAAACAAGAGAATAGCGTCCTGCCAGATAAGAGTCAATTTAACCAGGAAGGCTTTTCTGCAACATACAAGGATGCAAAGTTCTTTGTTATCAAATCTTACAGCGAGGATGATGTGCACAAGAGTATCAAGTACAATGTGTGGGCAAGCACTCCTAATGGAAATAAGAAGCTGGATGCTGGATACCGAGAAGCTCAGGAGAAATCCAGTGAATGCCCGGTGTTCTTATTTTTCTCT GTGAACACAAGTGGTCAATTTGTTGGTGTTGCCGAAATGGTTGGTCCTGTTGACTTTGACAAGACAGTAGATTATTGGCAACAAGACAAGTGGAATGGCTGCTTTTCAATCAAGTGGCACATCGTGAAGGATATCCCCAACAACATTCTGAAGCATATTACGTTGGACAACAATGACAATAAGCCTGTGACAAACAGCCGTGACACACAAGAG GTTAAGCTTGAGCAAGGTCTTCAAATGCTCAAGATTTTCAAGGAACATGTCAGCAAGACCTCAATCTTGGATGACTTTGCATTTTACGAGAACCGACAGAAGTTGATGCAAGAAAAGAGAGCAAAGCAACAACCGCTTCAGGGGCAG GGCGGTGATGAGAAGGAGAAGAACACAGCTAATGGGAATTCCACTGCGCAGAAGCAGACACCGAGCAAGGAGAGCACCGCCCCTGCCGCCGGGGAAGAGCCGAACGCTTCCAAACCCACCACAGCTGAAAGCGGCGGCGCGAGTGCCAACTAG
- the LOC119311805 gene encoding YTH domain-containing protein ECT4-like isoform X1, translating into MVYGSANAGNAQGAGLHVDMQKLSLEGKKDAAGADAAKPSGMQYGSANTGNSQTVEPHVDRSITPLLQEAMDPNFFYQPNGYPSPAYYYPSGYDGSTNEWDTRYAGHEGMEVPQQSVYGDMYHGYGYAPYGPYPSGSPVPTVGHDGQSYGTQQYQYPGQYYQQPAPTNAMHGINSANPQSELPSAAAHQTRATVVSAKVTTGTATGIANAASSLPRKQTHHHVSVTNSGSYGRGPSQGGPSASNFGHTGHRSPAQWYDGPVYSNGHQRSIASSTSYGSNSSSAKNQSHRPTTNLMGMHTHGPSSGMGLTSPSYSSRMYPDSRLYGQYGQYGNTLKAGLGFGSNVYNSRNNGQWGVVDTVKYKPRNRATFGFGSENQDGFTELNRGPRSGGFRHQKPFGPTVTIAVKGQVLPSAGKQENSVLPDKSQFNQEGFSATYKDAKFFVIKSYSEDDVHKSIKYNVWASTPNGNKKLDAGYREAQEKSSECPVFLFFSVNTSGQFVGVAEMVGPVDFDKTVDYWQQDKWNGCFSIKWHIVKDIPNNILKHITLDNNDNKPVTNSRDTQEVKLEQGLQMLKIFKEHVSKTSILDDFAFYENRQKLMQEKRAKQQPLQGQGGDEKEKNTANGNSTAQKQTPSKESTAPAAGEEPNASKPTTAESGGASAN; encoded by the exons ATGGTGTACGGATCTGCCAACGCCGGCAATGCGCAGGGCGCGGGGCTTCACGTGGACATGCAGAAGCTGTCCCTGGAGGGGAAGAAGGACGCCGCCGGCGCCGACGCGGCCAAG CCCTCCGGGATGCAGTACGGGTCTGCCAACACCGGCAATTCGCAGACCGTGGAGCCGCATGTGGACAGGTCGATAACGCCCCTGCTCCAGGAGGCCATGGATCCCAACTTTTTCTACCAGCCAAATGGATATCCCTCACCAGCCTACTACTACCCTAGCG GTTATGATGGCTCGACTAATGAGTGGGACACCAGGTATGCTGGTCATGAAGGAATGGAAGTGCCCCAG CAGAGTGTGTATGGTGACATGTACCATGGATATGGTTATGCTCCCTATGGCCCGTATCCTTCAGGTTCTCCTGTCCCAACCGTTGGGCATGACGGGCAGTCATATGGCACACAGCAATATCAGTACCCTGGTCAGTATTATCAACAGCCGGCTCCAACCAATGCGATGCATGGTATTAACAGTGCCAATCCTCAATCTGAGCTGCCTTCCGCTGCGGCTCACCAGACACGTGCTACGGTAGTTTCAGCAAAAGTAACTACCGGGACTGCTACTGGGATTGCAAATGCTGCCAGTTCACTACCGCGCAAGCAAACTCACCACCATGTATCAGTGACCAACAGTGGTTCATATGGAAGAGGGCCCTCGCAAGGTGGACCTTCCGCTAGCAATTTTGGTCACACTGGTCACCGTTCTCCAGCTCAGTGGTATGATGGGCCGGTCTATTCTAATGGGCATCAGAGATCAATTGCTAGTTCCACATCTTATGGTTCTAATTCATCTTCAGCAAAAAATCAGAGTCACCGTCCAACAACAAACCTCATG GGTATGCATACGCATGGGCCTTCATCTGGGATGGGTCTGACCTCTCCTAGTTATTCTAGTAGGATGTACCCTGATAGCAGATTGTATGGTCAGTATGGTCAGTACGGGAACACACTGAAAGCTGGACTTGGTTTTGGTTCTAATGTCTATAACTCGAGAAATAATGGACAGTGGGGAGTCGTGGATACCGTCAAATACAAGCCTAGAAACCGGGCAACTTTTGGGTTTGGCAGTGAGAATCAAGATGGCTTCACTGAGCTTAACAGAGGACCAAGATCTGGTGGATTCAGACACCAAAAACCATTTGGACCTACTGTCACGATTGCTGTGAAGGGGCAGGTCCTCCCTTCAGCTGGGAAACAAGAGAATAGCGTCCTGCCAGATAAGAGTCAATTTAACCAGGAAGGCTTTTCTGCAACATACAAGGATGCAAAGTTCTTTGTTATCAAATCTTACAGCGAGGATGATGTGCACAAGAGTATCAAGTACAATGTGTGGGCAAGCACTCCTAATGGAAATAAGAAGCTGGATGCTGGATACCGAGAAGCTCAGGAGAAATCCAGTGAATGCCCGGTGTTCTTATTTTTCTCT GTGAACACAAGTGGTCAATTTGTTGGTGTTGCCGAAATGGTTGGTCCTGTTGACTTTGACAAGACAGTAGATTATTGGCAACAAGACAAGTGGAATGGCTGCTTTTCAATCAAGTGGCACATCGTGAAGGATATCCCCAACAACATTCTGAAGCATATTACGTTGGACAACAATGACAATAAGCCTGTGACAAACAGCCGTGACACACAAGAG GTTAAGCTTGAGCAAGGTCTTCAAATGCTCAAGATTTTCAAGGAACATGTCAGCAAGACCTCAATCTTGGATGACTTTGCATTTTACGAGAACCGACAGAAGTTGATGCAAGAAAAGAGAGCAAAGCAACAACCGCTTCAGGGGCAG GGCGGTGATGAGAAGGAGAAGAACACAGCTAATGGGAATTCCACTGCGCAGAAGCAGACACCGAGCAAGGAGAGCACCGCCCCTGCCGCCGGGGAAGAGCCGAACGCTTCCAAACCCACCACAGCTGAAAGCGGCGGCGCGAGTGCCAACTAG
- the LOC119306234 gene encoding NADPH-dependent aldehyde reductase-like protein, chloroplastic — protein MATPEADVGAPVSVTAPMMLHGRVAIVTGGAGGIGSAVSRHLASLGARVAVAYVGDPAPARDLVAAINAAPEHGASDPGGPRAVAVEADVSDAAQVRALFDAAAAAFGGELHVLVTAAAVMDTSYPPLADTSEAAYDAAFGTNARGTFLCLREAARRLARDGRGRIVTFSSSGVGSLRPGYAAYAASKAAVETMTRILARELRGTGITANAVAPGSTATPMFYGGKTDEEAERYIAEAPLGRLGMPEDIAPLVGFLASDAGGWVNAQVLRCNGGTI, from the coding sequence ATGGCCACGCCGGAGGCAGACGTCGGCGCCCCCGTGAGCGTGACGGCGCCGATGATGCTGCACGGGCGCGTGGCGATCGTCACGGGCGGCGCCGGCGGCATTGGCTCGGCCGTGTCGAGGCACCTGGCGTCCCTCGGCGCGCGCGTGGCCGTCGCCTACGTCGGGGACCCGGCGCCCGCGCGGGACCTCGTGGCCGCCATCAACGCCGCCCCCGAGCACGGCGCTTCTGACCCTGGAGGCCCGCGCGCCGTGGCGGTGGAGGCGGACGTGTCGGACGCGGCGCAGGTGCGGGCGCTGttcgacgcggcggcggcggcgttcggcggGGAGCTGCACGTGCTGGtcacggcggcggcggtgatggacACCTCCTACCCGCCGCTGGCCGACACCAGCGAGGCGGCCTACGACGCGGCCTTCGGCACCAACGCGCGGGGCACCTTCCTGTGCCTCCGCGAGGCGGCGCGCCGGCTGGCCCGCGACGGGCGGGGGCGGATCGTCACCTTCTCGTCGTCCGGGGTCGGGTCGCTGCGCCCGGGCTACGCGGCGTACGCGGCCAGCAAGGCGGCCGTGGAGACCATGACGAGGATCCTGGCGCGGGAGCTGCGGGGCACCGGGATCACCGCCAACGCCGTGGCCCCGGGGTCCACGGCCACGCCCATGTTCTACGGCGGCAAGACGGACGAGGAGGCCGAGCGGTACATCGCGGAGGCGCCGCTGGGGAGGCTGGGGATGCCCGAGGACATCGCGCCGCTTGTGGGCTTCCTCGCCAGCGACGCCGGCGGGTGGGTCAACGCCCAGGTCCTGCGCTGCAACGGCGGCACCATATGA